A single uncultured Methanolobus sp. DNA region contains:
- a CDS encoding PLD nuclease N-terminal domain-containing protein has product MFDMFGMAISLFMFVFFFGFGIIGTLFWLWMLIDCATKESSEGNDKLIWIIIIVFTHVIGAFVYFIIRRPKRIQEYGK; this is encoded by the coding sequence ATGTTCGATATGTTTGGGATGGCAATTTCACTCTTTATGTTTGTCTTTTTCTTCGGGTTTGGGATAATCGGGACTTTGTTCTGGTTGTGGATGCTCATTGACTGCGCCACAAAAGAATCTTCGGAAGGAAATGACAAACTTATCTGGATCATAATTATAGTTTTCACACATGTGATAGGTGCTTTTGTGTACTTCATCATAAGAAGGCCAAAACGCATTCAAGAGTATGGAAAATAA
- a CDS encoding sensor domain-containing protein, with protein MKGIGSVIHEFLMVAFKKQTYMNILYLLFSFPLGTAYFIFLVTGLSFGFSLLLVWVGIPVLLLIFLAWWEIASFERQMAIWLLGTDIPSMYEQSVYGSSIFQRFMQRIKSPVTWKALLFLLVKFPLGIFSLVLMVVLLSLTLTMLFTPVLYLLGVSEVNSVSEAVIVSLAGMLVGFVSLHVMNLLAAISGDFARIMLGSSRKQL; from the coding sequence ATGAAAGGGATCGGTAGTGTTATTCATGAATTCTTAATGGTTGCTTTCAAGAAGCAGACCTATATGAATATCCTGTATCTTTTGTTCTCCTTCCCTCTGGGTACTGCTTATTTCATATTTCTGGTTACCGGACTTTCCTTTGGTTTCAGCCTGCTGCTGGTATGGGTCGGTATTCCTGTTCTGTTACTGATCTTCCTTGCATGGTGGGAGATTGCATCATTTGAGCGACAGATGGCTATCTGGCTATTGGGGACTGATATTCCTTCCATGTACGAACAGTCGGTTTATGGTAGTAGTATATTTCAAAGGTTCATGCAGAGAATAAAGAGTCCGGTTACCTGGAAAGCTCTTCTGTTCCTGCTGGTAAAGTTTCCATTGGGGATCTTCTCACTGGTACTTATGGTAGTACTATTGAGCCTCACACTGACAATGCTTTTTACTCCTGTGCTCTATTTGCTGGGTGTGAGTGAGGTAAATTCGGTCTCAGAAGCAGTTATCGTTTCACTGGCAGGAATGCTTGTGGGTTTTGTATCTTTGCACGTGATGAACCTGCTGGCTGCCATATCAGGTGACTTTGCAAGAATAATGCTGGGTAGTTCCAGAAAACAGTTATGA
- a CDS encoding MarR family transcriptional regulator has product MDALEEIFGKTAQMTVLKNLIAHKDESTYLSGIADETGLSHSSVARVITPLIKSDIVIEKPLGKQIRTFRLNLENEKTKLILDFYDRLNRME; this is encoded by the coding sequence ATGGATGCGCTGGAAGAGATATTTGGAAAAACTGCCCAGATGACGGTATTAAAGAACCTCATCGCACATAAGGATGAATCAACCTATCTTTCCGGCATCGCAGATGAAACGGGCCTGTCACATTCAAGTGTTGCAAGGGTCATAACCCCGCTTATCAAGAGTGATATCGTAATTGAAAAGCCACTTGGTAAGCAAATAAGAACTTTCAGGCTCAATCTTGAGAATGAAAAAACAAAGCTTATCCTCGACTTCTATGACCGTCTGAACAGGATGGAATAA
- a CDS encoding response regulator, translating into MQAENIGGQILSIMEDNPGISVKKIAEKLSVPVDQVEKALESMSDTRQKILIVDDEMDALLALKVALEAEGYNVAEAKDGHEAIDKVYSETPDVILLDLMIPGIDGFEVCRQLKSDDMYRHIPIIMLTARGEIDDKVEGIELGADDYVTKPFNLKELKARVKMVLRRQDI; encoded by the coding sequence ATGCAGGCAGAAAACATTGGCGGACAGATCCTTTCAATCATGGAGGATAATCCCGGAATATCTGTAAAGAAGATCGCAGAAAAATTATCAGTACCAGTGGACCAGGTTGAAAAGGCACTTGAAAGTATGTCCGATACGAGACAGAAAATTCTCATTGTTGACGATGAAATGGATGCCCTGCTGGCACTGAAAGTCGCTCTGGAAGCTGAAGGTTACAATGTTGCCGAAGCAAAGGATGGTCATGAGGCTATAGATAAAGTGTATTCTGAAACGCCTGATGTAATCCTTCTAGACCTGATGATACCGGGAATAGACGGTTTTGAAGTTTGCAGGCAGTTAAAATCAGATGATATGTATCGTCATATTCCGATAATTATGCTTACAGCACGCGGAGAAATTGACGATAAGGTTGAAGGCATTGAACTTGGTGCCGATGATTACGTTACCAAGCCATTTAACCTGAAAGAACTGAAGGCACGTGTAAAGATGGTCCTGCGAAGGCAGGATATCTGA